In the Gossypium arboreum isolate Shixiya-1 chromosome 10, ASM2569848v2, whole genome shotgun sequence genome, one interval contains:
- the LOC108471164 gene encoding disease resistance protein RUN1-like has product MAASSSSSPQTDTCLNFITHLLKALKDAMMSVFCHDEKPEQLSQPLSPAIASSSSSTRLKHQVFLSFRGEDVRLNFVAHLLKALKDTGMNVFFDEETLEKGEQLSQALSRAIAASNLSIIVLSVDYASSKSCLAELSDIMRRKDTQGHIVLPIFYHVDPSDVRNLGGSFKKSFNGHGSNRLPQVQRWKTAFAEVG; this is encoded by the coding sequence ATGGCTGCTTCCTCTTCCTCTTCTCCTCAAACAGACACATGCCTTAACTTCATCACTCATCTGCTCAAAGCTCTGAAAGACGCGATGATGAGTGTCTTCTGCCATGATGAAAAACCGGAGCAACTTTCACAACCACTTTCTCCAGCAATTGCCTCTTCTTCCTCTTCTACTCGATTGAAGCATCAGGTTTTCTTGAGCTTCAGAGGTGAAGACGTACGCCTTAATTTCGTCGCTCATCTACTCAAAGCTTTAAAAGACACGGGAATGAATGTTTTCTTCGATGAAGAAACACTAGAAAAAGGGGAGCAACTTTCACAAGCACTTTCTCGAGCAATTGCAGCCTCAAATCTCTCAATAATTGTGTTGTCGGTAGACTATGCTTCTTCAAAATCATGCCTGGCCGAACTCTCCGACATCATGCGCCGCAAGGACACTCAAGGACATATTGTTCTTCCCATATTTTACCATGTTGATCCTTCTGATGTGCGGAATCTTGGTGGTAGTTTCAAAAAATCCTTCAATGGCCATGGTTCAAATAGGCTACCTCAAGTACAACGATGGAAAACTGCCTTTGCTGAAGTCGGTTAA